The Streptomyces sp. NBC_00597 DNA segment ACGGCCCCCGACACCGGCCGCCCGACCGGTGAGTACGAACTCCACGTCAACGGAAGGCCCGTCACCGTCATCCAGTTCGGCGCCGGCGCCGTGCCCCCGTCCGGAGCCAGCCGGGTGGAGCACCGGCTCACGGTGACCGAGCCGGCCGGCACGCGGTGGACGCTCAAGCTCCGCGCCCGGCTCCCCGACGGCAACTGGGGGGCCTTCTCCGCGGAACGGAGCATCGTACTCGTGGCGTGAGGAGTACCGCCGGCGTCCCCGCAACGTGACAGCAATCCGGACGGAACGGCACGGCCGGACAAGAAGATCGCGCACAATACATCCGTGTTCGGTGAGTACGCGTTCAACAGACAACAGCCGGATTCCACGGAGCCCGACGACGATTCCGAGCCGGATCCCGCGGTCCTCCCGGGGAACCTGCCGCCCGACACGGCGGCCTTCATCGGCCGGGAGAGGGAACTCGCGGAACTCCACTGCCTGTTGCGTTCCCGCAGGCTGACCACCCTGACCGGGGTGGGCGGCGTCGGCAAGTCCCGCCTCGCCCTGCGGGCCGTGACCGACCCCGAACAGGCCCGGCCCGACGGGGTGTGGTGGGTGGAGCTCTCGCCCCTGCGCGACCCCGGCCTGCTCACGATGACCGTCGCCCACGCCGTCGGCCTCGCCGACCACTCCGCACGCCCCCTCGACGAGGAGCTGTGCGCCTGGATGGCCGACCGGGAACTGCTCCTCGTCCTCGACACCTGCGAACACATCGTGGCCGAATGCCGCCACCTCGTGGGTGAACTCCTCCAGTCCTCACCCGGGCTGACGGTCCTGATCACCTCCCGCGAACCGCTCGACAGCCCCTGCGAGAAGGTCGTCGAGGTCTGCCCGCTGCCCTGCGAGGGACCCGACAGCGACGCCCTCGCCCTGTTCCGCGCACGCGCGGTGGCCGCGACCCCACAGGCCGCGGCCGCCTTCGACGACCCCGGCCGGGCCGCGCTCGCGGCCGAGGTGTGCCGCCGCCTCGACGGGATCCCGCTGGCCCTCGAACTCGCCGGAGCGCGGCTGCGGTTGTGGACGATGGAACAGATGGCGCAGCGTCTCGGCGCCCGCTTCGCCGTGCTGTCCGACACCCGGCCCGTGGTCCAACACCGGCACAGGCACCGGACGATGCGGACCGCGATCGGCTGGAGCCACGAGCTGTGCGAGCCGGTGGAACGGCTGTTGTGGGCCCGACTGTCCGTCTTCACGGGGGACTTCGACGTCGCCGCGGCCCGGGCGGTGTGCGCGGGCGGTCCGCTCCCGGCCTCCCGGGTGGAGCGGGTGCTCGCGGGCCTGGTCGCGAAGTCCGTCGTGCGGCGCTCGCTGGAGCGGGGCGCCGGCGCCCGCTACCGGATGCTGGACACCATCCGCGAGTACGGCCACGACTGGCTGGCCGAGCTCGGCGAGGTGCAGACCGTCGCCGACCGGCACGCCCACTGGTACGCGGCGCTCACCCAGGCCGCCGACCGGGGCTGGCTGAGCCCGCACCAGGTGGACTGGTACCGCAGGATGACCGCCGAGCACGCACAGCTACGGACGGCGCTGGAGCACCTCCTGGGCGCCGACCCGGCGGCCGCGCTCGAAATGGCAGGGGCCCTGTGGTTCTTCTGGTTCTCCTGCGGGCACGTGCACGAGGGCCGGGGCTTCCTCGAAAGGGCCCTGCGCACGGCCCCCGGCACGGGCGCCGCGCACACCCAGGCCCTGTGGGCCCTCGGACTGACCGCCCTGCTCCAGGGTGACATGGACGCGGCCCGCGAACTGGGCGGGGAGTGCACCCGCGAGGCGGCCCGGCTGGCGGATCCCGAGCGGGAGCTGCGCGCGGCGTACCTGCGCGCGGTGTCGCTGCTGATGCCCGGGGACCCCGTACGGGCGCTGGAGCTGGCGGGCCCCCGGGCGCGGGCCGGTCACGGCGGCCGCACCAGCGGCCCGGGCTGGCTGCTGTGCCGGCTGGCCACCAGCTACGCCCTGTGCGACCTGGGGCGCTTCGAGGAGGCCGCCGAGGAGGCGCGGGGACTGCGGGAAGCCTGCGCGGAACTGGGCGAGCGCTGGCTGCGGGCGTACGCCGACTACGTGCTGGCCCTCGCGGCGCTCGGGCTCGGCCACCACGGGGAGGCGGCACGCCACGTGCGGGCGATGCTCTCCGGCAAGCGGCTGCTCGGAGACCGGTTCGGCATCGCGCTCGGCCTGGACCTGCTCGCTGCGGCGGTGGCGGCCCTGGGCGACGGGGAACTCGCGGCCCGGCTGCTGGGCACCGGGCACGCCTGGTGGCGCACGGTCGGCCGGCCGCAGATGGGCTCACCCTCGCTGACGGCCCTGCGGGACCAGGGCGAGCGGCAGGCCCGCGCGGCGATCGGGGACGATGCCTACGAGGCCGCGTTCCTGGGTGGAACCACGGCGTCCACCGGCTGAAGCCCAGCCGGTGGGGCCGCATGACGTCGGAGCTCCCGTCAGTACGGGAGGGGTCTGCCCGACGGTGTGCGCAGGTCCAGGTCTCGGGGTGCGGGCTTGGGGACGGGCTTGCGGATCAGTTGCTGGCGCATGCGGCCTCCTTGCTCAGACCAGGGCCGGGCGGCGGGGTTCCACCGCACGGCCGTCGGGAAGCAGCTCGCCGGTATCGTCGAAGATCACCAGGCCGTTGCAGAGCAGACTCCAACCCTGTTCGGGTCGGAAGGCCACGGTGCGGGCGGCGTCGTGATCGGCGTCGTCGGCGGACGGGCAGGGGGGCTGGTGGGAGCACATGGCGCACCTCCTCGCAGAGTGGGGCGGGAGGGCCGGTGGTCACCCGGTCAAATCCGCGATCCACGGTGGCGGTGAGTATTACTGATCGCCGCCCCCGGACGGAACCCATATTCGGGGTCCAGTTCAGGGTGTGTATGCCCGCTTACCATGCGCTCATGCCCGGTATCCGGATCGTTCACCGAACGCCGCTCCCGCCCGCCGAGGCGTGGCGGCGGCTGACGGACTGGGAACGCCACGGCGCACAGGTCCCGCTCACGCGGACGATCATCGAGACGGCGCCGCCCACGCGCGCCGGAACGCGCTTCACGGCGCGCACCGGCGTGGGCAGGATCACGTTCGACGACCCCATGGAAGTCGTGCTCTGGCGCCCCCCTGCCGACGCGTCGCCGGGGCTGGCCCGGCTGGAGAAGCGCGGCCGCACGGTCACGGGCTGGGCGGAGATCGGGGTGGGCCCCGGTCCGGCCGGCGGGTCGGTGGTGGAGTGGCGCGAGGAACTGCGCGTACGCGGGCTGGGGCGCCCCTTCGATCCGCTCGTCGCGGTGGCCGGCAAGCTGCTGTTCTCCCGGGCCCTCGCCCGAATGCTGCGGGGGTGACGGCGCGGGCTAGGGTTCCGTGATCACCGAGCACCGTTGGTCATCGCGAGAACGAGGAGAACCCCGTGGCCACTCCGCCACCGCAGCACGGCGCCGGCCCGTACCACCCGTATACCCCGCAACAGGGCGGCCCCTACGGCCACTACGGCTCGTACCCGGTGCCGCCGCAGCCCGGCCCGTACGGCCACCCCGCGGTGGCGGCCGCCCCGTACGGCTGCCGCTTGTGCGGCGCCGAGCCGGCCGTGCAGGCCACCGTACGGGGGCACCAGGGCATGCTCGTCCTGATGCGGTTCCTGCGCCAGGAGGGGCCGTTCTGCCGTGACTGCGGGTTCGCGACCTACCGCAGGATGTCCGCCGCCACCCTGTGGCAGGGCTGGTGGGGCCCGCTGTCGGTGTTCATCACGCCCTTCACCCTGCTGATGAACCTCGGCGCGCGGGCGCGCTTCCTCAAGCTCGCTCCCCCGGCGGGCGCCATCCTCCCCACCCTGGACCCGGGCAAGGCGCTGTGGCGCCGCCCGCCGGCGCTGGTCTTCCTCGTGGCGACCGTGCTCATCGCCTTCACACCGCCCACGCTCCTGCTGCTGGGCCTGACGATGTCCGGGGACGAGAAGCCGCCCGCGCTGATCACGGGGCAGTGCGTGCACAACGAGGGCGACTGGCAGGACCAGAAGCTGCTGGTCACGGACTGCGGCTCGCCGCTCGCGCAGTACCGGGCCACCCGGCCCGCGGACGCGCCCGGCGGCACCTGCGCCGCGCGCGACTTCCTCGCCGAACTGCAGTACAGCGAGGACGGGAACCAGCTCACCTGCCTCACGCCGCTGCGCTGACAGGCCGGTGCCCCCGGACACCCGAGACGTCCGGGGGCACCGCTGCAACGGTCCCGGGCTAGCGGATCGGCATGTCCGAGATCGTGCGGGCGATCACCAGACGCTGGATCTCGCTGGTGCCCTCGAAGATGGTGTAGATCGCGCTGTCGCGGTGCATGCGCTCCACCGGGTACTCGCGGGTGTAGCCGTTGCCACCGAGGATCTGGACCGCCTGGGCGGTGACCTTCTTGGACATCTCGCTCGCGAACAGCTTCGACATGGAGCCCTCCGCCGAGGTGAAGGGCTTGCCCGCGACCGCCATCCACGAGGCCCGCCACACCAGCAGCCGGGCCGCGTCGATCTGGGTCCGCATGTCGGCGAGCTGGAAGGCCACGCCCTGGTTGTCGATGATCGGACGACCGAACTGCGTACGGGTCTTGGCGTAGTCGAGGGCGACCTCGTACGCCGCGCGCGCAGTGCCGACGGCCATGGCGCCGACCGCCGGGCGGGAGGCCTCGAAGGTGGCCATGGCCGCGTTCTTCACGCGCTCGCCCCCGCCGACCCTGGCCCGCTCGCGGGCCCGCGCGAGCCGCTCGTCCAGCTTGTCCTTGCCGCCGAGCAGGCACGAGCCGGGGACGCGCACGTCCTCCAGGACCACCTCAGCGGTGTGCGAGGCCCGGATGCCGTGCTTCTTGAACTTCTGGCCCTGGGACAGGCCCGGGGTGTTCGGCGGCACGATGAAGGACGCGTGGCCCTTGGTGCCGAGCTCCGGGTCGACGACGGCGACGACGATGTGGACGTTGGCGATGCCGCCGTTGGTCGCCCACGTCTTGGTGCCGTTCAGCACCCACTCGTCCTTGGCCTGGTCGTAGACGGCTCGCGTGCGCATCGAGCCGACGTCGGATCCGGCGTCCGGCTCGGAGGAGCAGAACGCGGCGACCTTGACGTCGTCGGGGGTCCCGTACATCTGCGGGATCCAGGTGCCGATCTGCTCCTCGGTGCCGTTGGCGACGACGCCGATGGCGGCGAGCCCGGTGCCCACGATCGACAGGGCGATGCCGGCGTCACCCCAGAACAGCTCTTCCATGGCCATCGGGATGCCGAGGCCGGTAGGGTCGAAGAACTGCTGGGCATAGAAGTCGAGCGAGTAGATCCCGACCTTCGCGGCCTCCTGGATGACGGGCCACGGAGTCTCTTCGCGCTCGTCCCATTCCGCGGCGGCGGGGCGGATCACATCGGCCGCGAAGCCGTGGATCCAGTCCCGCACCTGCTTCTGGTCGTCATTGAGCTCCATGGTGAACTCCGCCATGTCCCCTCCAGCTGTGCATCCACCAGTGCGTTACTAGCGGTAACCCTTACGGTGACCACAGTCTGTTACTGACGAGTAAGCACTGTCAAGCAGAGTCGTCCGCGACGCAGCCGATTCGTTCGCGAGGGTGTGCGGGGTGTTACGTTGCGTGGGCGTCACGCACCATCGCAAGGGCGGGGAGAGAAACACTCATGGAGACAACCCAACAGACCGGAGAACCGGGAGCGGCCGAACGCCGCAGGCGGGAGCTGCTCGAAGCGGCCGACAGGGTCGTCCTCCGGGACGGCCCAAAGGCGTCCATGAACGCCATCGCGGCGGAAGCCGGCATCACGAAGCCCATCCTGTACCGGCACTTCGGCGACAAGGCCGGGCTCTACCAGGCCCTGGCCGTCCGGCACACCGACGCCCTGCTCGACTCTCTGCGCGCCGCGCTCGACGCCCCGGCCGAGCGCCGCAACCGCGTGGAGTCCACCCTCGACACCTATCTCGCGGCCATCGAGGCCCGCCCGCAGGTGTACCGGTTCCTGATGCACCCGGCCGAGGACTCGCACGCCGCCGAACGGGGCTTCGACGTGGGCCTGCACTCGGCCCCGCTGCTGCGCCGGCTCGGCGAGGAGCTCGCCCAGGTGATCGGCGAACGCGTGGACCTCGGCCCCGGCGGCGAACGCATGGCCCGGATCTGGGGCCACGGCATCGTCGGCATGATGCACGCCGCCGGCGACTGGTGGCTCGGCGAGCGCCCGTGCGAGCGCGCGGAGTTGGTCGCCGGACTCACCGACCTGCTGTGGGGCCGCCTGGCCACGGCCGGTAACCGCGCGGACGGCCCGGGCTTCTAGCCGGCACGGGCTTGCGGCCCGCGCCGCGGCCCGCGCTCAGTCCTGCGCGGCCGCCCCGGCCCGCGCGCCCCACGGCGTCCTGCGGATCGCCCGCCGCAGCCGCCGGGCGCGCAGCCCGGTGACCCGGTCCGCGTAGACCGTGCCGTCGAGGTGGTCGCACTCGTGCTGGAGGCAGCGGGCGAAGAACCCGGTGCCCTCGATCCGTAGGGGCGCACCCGCGGAGGTGACCCCTTCGACGACGGCACGGTCGAAGCGGACCGTGCCCGCCTCCAGGCCGGGCAGCGACAGGCAGCCCTCGGGGCCGCGGAACTCGTCCCCGTCGGTCGCCACCAGGCGCGGGTTCACGATGTGCCCGACGTGGCGCACGTCCTCGTCGTCGGGGCAGTCGTACACGAACACCCGCTGCCCGACGCCGATCTGGTTCGCCGCGAGGCCGACGCCGTCGGCGGCGTACATCGTCGCGAACATGTCCTCGATGAGCCGGTCGAGGGCCGGGCCGAATTCGGTGACCTCCGCGCAGGTTGAGCGGAGCACCGGATCGCCGAGCAGGCTCATGGTGCGGACGAGGCCGGCGGTACCGGGAATGGGGCGCTGTCGCATGGCCGCAAGCCTACGACGGGCGAATATATGAGGAGATCCGCGGCGCCCAGGGGCGCCGCGGTCAAGGCCCCGGCCGGTACTGGATAGGCTGGGGCCGACCGACGCAAGGAGGACAAGGGACGATGGCAGGCAACACAGAGCCGCTTTCGCCGCGGGCCAAGCTGGCCGTGACGGCGGGCAAGGCCGCGGCGGCGGTGTCGCGGGCCGCGGGACGCGGAAGCGGATCGGTGATCGGTGGCAAGGTCGCACTCAAACTCGACCCCGATCTCCTCGGAGCGCTCGCGCAGCATCTCGACGTCGTCCTCGTCTCTGCGACGAACGGCAAGACCACGACGACGCGACTGATCGCCGAGGCCCTGCGGGCCAGCGGTCCGGTCGTGTCCAACGCCCTCGGGGCCAACATGCCGGCCGGCATCACCTCCGCCCTCGCGGGCGGTTCGGAGGCCAAGTACGGCGTCATCGAGGTGGACGAGAAGTACCTCGCCGGGGTGGCCCGGGACGTCACCCCCAAGGTGATCGCCCTGCTGAACCTCTCCCGCGACCAGCTGGACCGCGCCGCCGAGACCCGCATGCTCGCGGAGAAGTGGCGCGAGGGCCTCCAGGGCTCCAAGGCCGTCATCGTCGCGAACTGCGACGACCCGCTCATCGTGTGGTCGGCCTCGTCCTCGCAGAACGTGGTGTGGGTCGCCGCCGGTCAGGAGTGGAAGGACGACGCCTGGTCGTGCCCCTCCTGCGGTGGCGTCATGCAGCGCCCCGGCGACGACTGGTTCTGCGGCGAGTGCGGCTTCCGGCGCCCCACCCCGAGCTGGGTGCTGTCCGGGGACCACGTGCTGGACCCGCACGGCAGCGCCTGGCCGATCCACCTCCAGCTGCCCGGCCGCGCCAACAAGGCGAACGCCGCCACCTCGGCCGCCGTCGCCGCCGTCTTCGGCGTGCCGCCGCAGGTCGCGCTGGAGCGGATGTACCAGGTGCAGGCCGTCGCCGGCCGCTACGACGTGGTCACCTTCCAGGGCCGTGAGCTGCGCCTGCTGCTCGCGAAGAACCCGGCGGGCTGGCTCGAAACGTTTTCGCTGATCGACCCGCCGCCGACTCCGGTGATCCTTTCGGTGAACGCGCGCGGGGCCGACGGCACCGACACGTCCTGGCTGTGGGACGTGGACTACCCGCGTCTGGCCGGGCACCCGATCTTCGTGATCGGCGACCGCAAGCTGGACCTGGCGGTCCGCCTTGAGGTCGCGGGCCTGGACTTCCGGGTGTGCGAGACCCTCGACGAGGCCGTGCAGCTGGCGCCGCCCGGGCAGATCGAGCTGATCGCCAACTACACCGCCTTCCAGGACGTGCGCCGCCGCGTCGGCAACTAGTACTCATACCTCCAGAGGACACAAGAGCATGAGCGACAACAGCCTGCGTCTGGTGTGGGTCTACCCCGACCTGCTGAGCACGTACGGAGACCAGGGCAACGCCCTCGTGGTGGAGCGCCGGGCGCGCCAGCGCGGCCTGGACGTGCAGCGCGTGGACGTGCGCAGCGACCAGCCCATCCCCACCTCGGGCGACATCTACCTGATCGGCGGCGGTGAGGACCGGCCGCAGCGGCTCGCCGCGGAGCGTCTGCTGCGCGACGGCGGTCTGGAGCGGGCCGTCTCGAACGGGGCGATCGTCTTTTCCGTCTGTGCCGGCTACCAGATCCTCGGCAACGAGTTCGTCAACGACATGGGCGAGCGCCAGGAGGGCCTCGGCCTGCTGGACGTGGTCACCGTGCGCGGCGAGGGCGAGCGGTGCGTCGGCGACGTCCTGGCGGACATCGACCCGCGCCTGAACCTGCCGCAGCTGACCGGCTTCGAGAACCACCAGGGCGTCACGCACCTCGGCCCGAGCGCGAAGGCGTTCGCCCGCACCCGCCTGGGCCGCGGCAACGGCACGGGCGACGGCACCGAGGGCGCGTACAACGACACGGTCTTCGGCACGTACATGCACGGCCCCGTCATGGCCCGCAACCCGCAGATCGCGGACCTGCTGCTGAAGCTGGCCCTCGACGTGAACGCGCTGCCGCCCATCGACGACCGGTGGTACGAGGCGCTGCGCACCGAGCGCATTTCGGCGGCCACGCAGCCCGCGTAAC contains these protein-coding regions:
- a CDS encoding DUF5999 family protein, with protein sequence MCSHQPPCPSADDADHDAARTVAFRPEQGWSLLCNGLVIFDDTGELLPDGRAVEPRRPALV
- the def gene encoding peptide deformylase; protein product: MRQRPIPGTAGLVRTMSLLGDPVLRSTCAEVTEFGPALDRLIEDMFATMYAADGVGLAANQIGVGQRVFVYDCPDDEDVRHVGHIVNPRLVATDGDEFRGPEGCLSLPGLEAGTVRFDRAVVEGVTSAGAPLRIEGTGFFARCLQHECDHLDGTVYADRVTGLRARRLRRAIRRTPWGARAGAAAQD
- a CDS encoding MurT ligase domain-containing protein; the protein is MAGNTEPLSPRAKLAVTAGKAAAAVSRAAGRGSGSVIGGKVALKLDPDLLGALAQHLDVVLVSATNGKTTTTRLIAEALRASGPVVSNALGANMPAGITSALAGGSEAKYGVIEVDEKYLAGVARDVTPKVIALLNLSRDQLDRAAETRMLAEKWREGLQGSKAVIVANCDDPLIVWSASSSQNVVWVAAGQEWKDDAWSCPSCGGVMQRPGDDWFCGECGFRRPTPSWVLSGDHVLDPHGSAWPIHLQLPGRANKANAATSAAVAAVFGVPPQVALERMYQVQAVAGRYDVVTFQGRELRLLLAKNPAGWLETFSLIDPPPTPVILSVNARGADGTDTSWLWDVDYPRLAGHPIFVIGDRKLDLAVRLEVAGLDFRVCETLDEAVQLAPPGQIELIANYTAFQDVRRRVGN
- a CDS encoding acyl-CoA dehydrogenase family protein, whose amino-acid sequence is MAEFTMELNDDQKQVRDWIHGFAADVIRPAAAEWDEREETPWPVIQEAAKVGIYSLDFYAQQFFDPTGLGIPMAMEELFWGDAGIALSIVGTGLAAIGVVANGTEEQIGTWIPQMYGTPDDVKVAAFCSSEPDAGSDVGSMRTRAVYDQAKDEWVLNGTKTWATNGGIANVHIVVAVVDPELGTKGHASFIVPPNTPGLSQGQKFKKHGIRASHTAEVVLEDVRVPGSCLLGGKDKLDERLARARERARVGGGERVKNAAMATFEASRPAVGAMAVGTARAAYEVALDYAKTRTQFGRPIIDNQGVAFQLADMRTQIDAARLLVWRASWMAVAGKPFTSAEGSMSKLFASEMSKKVTAQAVQILGGNGYTREYPVERMHRDSAIYTIFEGTSEIQRLVIARTISDMPIR
- a CDS encoding glutamine amidotransferase, coding for MSDNSLRLVWVYPDLLSTYGDQGNALVVERRARQRGLDVQRVDVRSDQPIPTSGDIYLIGGGEDRPQRLAAERLLRDGGLERAVSNGAIVFSVCAGYQILGNEFVNDMGERQEGLGLLDVVTVRGEGERCVGDVLADIDPRLNLPQLTGFENHQGVTHLGPSAKAFARTRLGRGNGTGDGTEGAYNDTVFGTYMHGPVMARNPQIADLLLKLALDVNALPPIDDRWYEALRTERISAATQPA
- a CDS encoding SRPBCC family protein, yielding MPGIRIVHRTPLPPAEAWRRLTDWERHGAQVPLTRTIIETAPPTRAGTRFTARTGVGRITFDDPMEVVLWRPPADASPGLARLEKRGRTVTGWAEIGVGPGPAGGSVVEWREELRVRGLGRPFDPLVAVAGKLLFSRALARMLRG
- a CDS encoding NB-ARC domain-containing protein, with the translated sequence MFGEYAFNRQQPDSTEPDDDSEPDPAVLPGNLPPDTAAFIGRERELAELHCLLRSRRLTTLTGVGGVGKSRLALRAVTDPEQARPDGVWWVELSPLRDPGLLTMTVAHAVGLADHSARPLDEELCAWMADRELLLVLDTCEHIVAECRHLVGELLQSSPGLTVLITSREPLDSPCEKVVEVCPLPCEGPDSDALALFRARAVAATPQAAAAFDDPGRAALAAEVCRRLDGIPLALELAGARLRLWTMEQMAQRLGARFAVLSDTRPVVQHRHRHRTMRTAIGWSHELCEPVERLLWARLSVFTGDFDVAAARAVCAGGPLPASRVERVLAGLVAKSVVRRSLERGAGARYRMLDTIREYGHDWLAELGEVQTVADRHAHWYAALTQAADRGWLSPHQVDWYRRMTAEHAQLRTALEHLLGADPAAALEMAGALWFFWFSCGHVHEGRGFLERALRTAPGTGAAHTQALWALGLTALLQGDMDAARELGGECTREAARLADPERELRAAYLRAVSLLMPGDPVRALELAGPRARAGHGGRTSGPGWLLCRLATSYALCDLGRFEEAAEEARGLREACAELGERWLRAYADYVLALAALGLGHHGEAARHVRAMLSGKRLLGDRFGIALGLDLLAAAVAALGDGELAARLLGTGHAWWRTVGRPQMGSPSLTALRDQGERQARAAIGDDAYEAAFLGGTTASTG
- a CDS encoding TetR family transcriptional regulator, with the protein product METTQQTGEPGAAERRRRELLEAADRVVLRDGPKASMNAIAAEAGITKPILYRHFGDKAGLYQALAVRHTDALLDSLRAALDAPAERRNRVESTLDTYLAAIEARPQVYRFLMHPAEDSHAAERGFDVGLHSAPLLRRLGEELAQVIGERVDLGPGGERMARIWGHGIVGMMHAAGDWWLGERPCERAELVAGLTDLLWGRLATAGNRADGPGF